A portion of the Mycobacterium paraseoulense genome contains these proteins:
- a CDS encoding ABC transporter ATP-binding protein — MAEIVLDHVSKSFPDGATAVRDLSITIADGEFLILVGPSGCGKTTTLNMIAGLEDISSGELRIGGERVNEKAPKDRDIAMVFQSYALYPHMTVRQNIAFPLTLAKMKKAEIAQKVEETAKTLDLTELLDRKPSQLSGGQRQRVAMGRAIVRHPKAFLMDEPLSNLDAKLRVQMRGEIARLQKRLGTTTVYVTHDQTEAMTLGDRVVVMHGGVAQQIGTPDELYEHPANLFVAGFIGSPAMNFFPATMTAVGLTLPFGEVMLSPEVQQTIAQHPVPENVIVGVRPEHLQDAALIDAYQRIRALTFEVKVDLVESLGADKFVYFSTAGWAARSAQLDELAAEADAHENQFVARVPAESKAAIGQPVELAFDTTKLAVFDARSGANLTASAER; from the coding sequence ATGGCCGAGATTGTGCTGGACCATGTCAGCAAGAGCTTCCCGGACGGCGCCACGGCGGTGCGGGACCTCAGCATCACCATCGCCGACGGCGAATTCCTGATTCTGGTCGGTCCTTCGGGCTGCGGCAAGACGACGACACTGAACATGATTGCCGGCCTTGAGGACATCTCGTCGGGGGAGCTGCGCATCGGCGGCGAGCGGGTGAACGAGAAGGCGCCCAAGGACCGCGACATCGCGATGGTCTTCCAGTCCTACGCGCTGTACCCGCACATGACCGTGCGGCAGAACATCGCGTTCCCACTGACGCTGGCGAAGATGAAGAAGGCGGAGATCGCCCAGAAGGTGGAGGAGACCGCCAAAACCCTTGACCTGACCGAACTGCTCGACCGCAAGCCCTCCCAGTTGTCGGGCGGCCAGCGGCAGCGCGTCGCGATGGGCCGGGCGATCGTGCGCCACCCCAAGGCCTTCCTGATGGACGAACCGCTGTCCAACCTGGACGCCAAGCTCCGCGTCCAGATGCGCGGCGAGATCGCCCGCCTGCAGAAGAGGTTGGGCACCACGACCGTCTACGTCACCCACGACCAGACCGAGGCGATGACGCTGGGCGACCGGGTGGTGGTGATGCACGGTGGGGTCGCGCAGCAGATCGGTACCCCGGACGAGCTCTACGAGCATCCGGCCAACCTGTTCGTCGCGGGGTTCATCGGCTCGCCGGCCATGAACTTCTTCCCGGCCACGATGACGGCCGTCGGGCTGACCCTGCCGTTCGGGGAAGTGATGCTCTCACCGGAAGTTCAACAGACGATCGCGCAGCACCCGGTGCCGGAGAACGTCATCGTGGGGGTGCGGCCCGAGCACCTGCAGGACGCCGCGCTGATCGACGCGTACCAGCGCATCCGGGCGCTGACCTTCGAGGTGAAGGTCGACCTGGTCGAGTCACTGGGCGCCGACAAATTCGTGTATTTCTCCACCGCCGGGTGGGCGGCGCGCTCGGCCCAGCTGGACGAGCTTGCCGCTGAGGCCGACGCGCACGAAAACCAGTTCGTGGCAAGGGTTCCCGCGGAATCCAAAGCGGCGATCGGGCAGCCCGTCGAGCTGGCCTTCGACACCACGAAGCTCGCGGTATTCGACGCCCGTTCCGGCGCGAACCTGACGGCGTCTGCGGAGCGGTGA
- a CDS encoding general stress protein, producing the protein MTSPFQPGQVPGATPPGAAARRHGVPGLPTPPKGWPVGSYPTYAEAQRAVDYLSEQQFPVQQVMIVGVDLMQVERVTGRLTWPKVLGGGVLSGAWLGLFIGLVLGFFSPSPWAALATGLVAGVFFGLITSAVPYAMARGTRDFSSTMQLVAGRYDVLCDPQNAEKARDLLARLAI; encoded by the coding sequence ATGACTAGTCCTTTCCAGCCCGGTCAAGTTCCCGGCGCGACGCCCCCGGGCGCGGCCGCCCGCCGGCATGGCGTCCCGGGGTTGCCGACGCCGCCCAAGGGCTGGCCGGTCGGGTCCTATCCCACCTACGCCGAGGCGCAGCGTGCCGTCGACTACCTCTCCGAACAGCAGTTCCCGGTTCAGCAGGTGATGATCGTCGGTGTCGACCTGATGCAGGTCGAACGGGTCACCGGCCGGCTGACGTGGCCCAAAGTGCTCGGTGGAGGCGTGCTCAGCGGGGCCTGGCTCGGGCTGTTCATCGGGTTGGTACTCGGCTTCTTCAGTCCGAGCCCGTGGGCCGCGCTGGCCACCGGCCTGGTCGCCGGCGTCTTCTTCGGCTTGATCACCTCCGCCGTGCCGTACGCGATGGCTCGCGGGACAAGGGATTTCAGTTCGACCATGCAGCTGGTGGCCGGCCGCTACGACGTGCTCTGCGATCCGCAGAATGCGGAGAAGGCACGGGATCTGTTGGCGCGCTTGGCGATTTGA
- a CDS encoding DUF4190 domain-containing protein yields the protein MTAPGDGFGEHANDDQAKPSPAGGGAPEQPGTPWEPPASAPAPDYPPPAYPPPGYPAEYHPGYAAPYTPPPPGYGPPPGYDQAAGYGPPPYQQGQPQFGGPAGGYGPPPYPGGYYPAPDYGGYGLPSGVKPGTNKLAIASLICSFTGVFCCCLGSIVAIVLGAVAVNQIKRTQQDGYGLAIAGIVIGIATLVVTTIVVLFAMHSR from the coding sequence ATGACAGCGCCCGGCGATGGCTTCGGCGAACACGCCAACGATGACCAGGCCAAACCGTCCCCGGCCGGCGGCGGGGCGCCCGAGCAGCCAGGGACGCCGTGGGAACCGCCGGCATCGGCGCCGGCACCCGACTACCCGCCGCCGGCGTATCCGCCGCCGGGCTATCCGGCCGAGTACCACCCCGGTTATGCCGCCCCGTACACCCCGCCCCCGCCCGGGTACGGGCCACCGCCCGGGTACGACCAGGCCGCCGGCTATGGCCCGCCGCCGTACCAGCAGGGGCAGCCGCAATTCGGTGGGCCGGCCGGCGGCTACGGGCCGCCGCCCTACCCGGGCGGCTACTACCCCGCGCCGGACTACGGGGGCTACGGGCTGCCGAGCGGGGTGAAACCGGGGACGAACAAGCTCGCGATCGCATCGCTCATCTGTTCGTTCACCGGGGTGTTCTGCTGCTGTCTGGGCTCGATTGTGGCGATTGTGCTCGGCGCGGTCGCGGTTAACCAGATCAAGCGCACCCAGCAAGACGGCTACGGTCTCGCGATCGCCGGCATCGTCATAGGCATCGCCACCCTGGTGGTCACCACGATCGTCGTCCTGTTCGCGATGCACTCGCGTTAG
- a CDS encoding magnesium transporter MgtE N-terminal domain-containing protein encodes MASVNRVYIARLSRMLVLGPLGESFGRIRDVVVSISIVRQQPRVLGLVVDLATRRSVFIPMLRVATIEPEAVTLNTGSVSLRHFEQRPGEVLAIGQVLDTQVRVNDPALPELAGLDVVVTDLGIEQTRTRDWMVSRVAVRSQRRLGRRGPVHVVDWHHVQGLTPSALALPGQAVAGLLDQFEGWKAVDVADAIRGLPPKRRYEVLKALDDDRLADVLQELPELDQADVLSELGTERSADVLEEMDPDDAADLLGVLNPTDAEMLLTRMDPDDSAPVRRLLAHSPDTAGGLMTSDPVVLTPDTSVAEALARVRDPDLTPALSSMVFVARPPTSTPTGRYLGCVQLQRLLREPPAELVGGIVDTDLLTLTPETPLAAVTRYLAAYNLVCGPVLDDQNHLLGAVTVDDLLDHLLPHDWRVDVQALDATGWLEELGGSR; translated from the coding sequence ATGGCATCGGTCAACAGGGTCTACATCGCCCGGCTCTCGCGGATGTTGGTGCTGGGTCCGCTCGGCGAGTCCTTCGGCCGGATCCGCGACGTCGTGGTCAGCATCAGCATCGTGCGTCAGCAACCGCGCGTCCTGGGACTGGTCGTCGATCTGGCGACGCGGCGCAGCGTCTTCATCCCGATGCTCCGGGTCGCCACGATCGAGCCGGAGGCCGTCACGCTCAACACCGGCAGCGTCTCCCTGCGCCACTTCGAGCAGCGCCCGGGTGAGGTGCTGGCGATCGGTCAGGTGCTCGACACCCAGGTCAGGGTCAACGACCCCGCGCTGCCCGAGCTGGCCGGCCTCGACGTCGTCGTCACCGACCTGGGTATCGAACAGACCCGCACCCGCGACTGGATGGTGAGCCGCGTCGCCGTGCGCAGCCAACGGCGGCTGGGCCGGCGCGGCCCCGTGCACGTGGTGGACTGGCATCACGTGCAGGGCCTGACCCCGTCGGCGCTGGCCCTGCCGGGCCAGGCGGTCGCGGGGCTGCTGGACCAGTTCGAGGGCTGGAAGGCGGTCGACGTGGCCGACGCCATCCGAGGCCTGCCACCCAAGCGGCGCTACGAGGTGCTCAAAGCGCTCGACGACGACCGGCTCGCCGACGTCTTGCAGGAGCTGCCCGAGCTGGACCAGGCCGACGTGCTTTCCGAGCTGGGCACCGAACGCTCGGCCGACGTGCTCGAGGAGATGGATCCAGACGATGCCGCCGACCTGCTGGGCGTGCTCAACCCGACGGACGCCGAGATGCTGCTGACCCGGATGGATCCCGATGATTCGGCCCCGGTGCGGCGGCTGCTGGCACATTCCCCCGACACCGCCGGTGGCCTGATGACCTCTGATCCGGTGGTGCTGACGCCCGACACGTCGGTCGCCGAGGCGCTGGCCCGGGTCCGCGACCCCGACCTCACCCCCGCCCTGTCGTCCATGGTGTTCGTGGCGCGCCCGCCCACGTCCACACCCACCGGCCGCTACCTGGGCTGTGTGCAGCTGCAGCGGCTGCTCCGCGAACCGCCGGCGGAACTTGTCGGCGGGATCGTCGACACCGACCTGCTCACCCTGACGCCGGAGACGCCGCTGGCTGCGGTGACCCGCTACCTGGCCGCCTACAACCTGGTGTGCGGACCGGTGCTGGACGACCAGAACCATTTGTTGGGGGCGGTGACGGTGGACGATCTCCTCGATCACCTGTTGCCGCACGACTGGCGGGTGGACGTACAGGCGCTCGACGCGACGGGCTGGCTCGAAGAACTGGGAGGATCGCGTTGA
- a CDS encoding extracellular solute-binding protein, which produces MTVAAAVSACGSVGNGVVITFFTPATDSVTFNVVAQECTKALGGRFAIRHVSLPRGPGEQRVQLARRLSAHDRGLDVMALDVVWTAEFAEAGWALPLSDDPEGRADADATDDTLPGPVATARWKHQLYAAPVITNTELLWYRPDLVRQPPLDWDAMVAEATRLHAAGQPAWIAVQANEGEGLVVWFNTLLASGGGQVLSEDGRRVTLTDTPAHRAATVNALRILKSVGTAPGADPSITRTDEGTARLAVEQGRAPLEVNWPYVLASMLENAVKGGVPFLPLNRNPALAGSINDVGTFVPSDEQFRIAYDASQKVFAFAPYPGVAPGRPAKVTIGGLNLAVASTTRHRAEAFEAVRCLRSPSSQKYVSMEGGLPAVRTSLYSDPQFQTKYPMYTVIRRQLTDAAVRPATPVYQALSLRLSATLSPITGIDPERTADELAAEAQKAIDGKGLLP; this is translated from the coding sequence ATGACCGTCGCCGCGGCGGTGTCGGCCTGCGGGTCCGTCGGCAACGGTGTGGTGATCACGTTCTTCACGCCGGCCACCGATTCGGTCACGTTCAACGTTGTCGCCCAGGAATGCACAAAGGCATTGGGAGGCCGGTTCGCCATCCGGCACGTGAGCCTGCCGAGGGGTCCCGGGGAACAGCGCGTGCAGCTGGCGCGGCGACTGAGCGCCCACGACCGCGGGCTGGACGTGATGGCGCTGGACGTGGTGTGGACCGCGGAGTTCGCCGAGGCGGGGTGGGCGCTCCCGCTATCCGACGACCCCGAGGGGCGGGCCGACGCCGACGCCACCGATGACACGCTGCCCGGCCCGGTGGCGACGGCCCGCTGGAAGCACCAGCTATATGCCGCGCCCGTCATCACGAATACGGAACTGCTTTGGTACCGACCCGATTTGGTGAGGCAACCGCCGCTGGACTGGGACGCGATGGTGGCCGAGGCCACCCGGTTGCACGCTGCTGGTCAGCCCGCCTGGATCGCGGTGCAGGCGAACGAGGGCGAGGGCCTGGTGGTGTGGTTCAACACACTGCTGGCGAGTGGCGGGGGTCAGGTGCTCTCCGAGGACGGCCGTCGGGTGACCTTGACCGACACGCCCGCGCACCGGGCCGCGACCGTCAACGCGCTGCGGATCCTCAAGTCGGTGGGCACCGCCCCTGGGGCGGACCCTTCGATCACCCGGACCGACGAAGGCACGGCGCGCCTGGCGGTCGAACAGGGCAGGGCCCCACTGGAAGTCAACTGGCCCTATGTGCTGGCCTCCATGTTGGAGAATGCGGTGAAGGGCGGTGTCCCGTTCCTGCCGCTGAACCGGAACCCGGCCCTGGCGGGCAGCATCAACGACGTGGGGACGTTCGTGCCGAGCGACGAACAATTCCGCATTGCCTACGACGCGAGCCAGAAGGTCTTCGCCTTCGCGCCGTATCCGGGTGTGGCGCCGGGCCGGCCGGCCAAGGTCACGATCGGCGGGCTGAATCTGGCCGTGGCCAGCACCACGCGCCACCGCGCGGAGGCGTTCGAAGCCGTGCGCTGCCTGCGCAGCCCGTCGAGCCAGAAGTACGTGTCGATGGAAGGTGGCCTGCCCGCGGTGCGGACGTCGTTGTACTCCGACCCGCAGTTCCAGACGAAGTATCCGATGTACACCGTGATTCGCCGGCAACTCACCGACGCCGCCGTGCGGCCGGCCACGCCGGTCTATCAGGCGTTGTCGCTGCGGCTCTCGGCGACGCTGAGCCCCATCACCGGCATCGACCCGGAGCGCACGGCCGACGAACTCGCCGCGGAGGCGCAGAAGGCCATCGACGGCAAAGGGTTGTTGCCGTGA
- a CDS encoding carbohydrate ABC transporter permease, translated as MGARRAAAWAVIDTVVVVYALLPVLWILSLSLKPSSTVKDGKLIPSSVSFENYRGIFRGDLFSSALVNSIGIGLITTAIAVVLGAMAAYAIARLSFPGKRVMIGATLLVTMFPAISLVTPLFNIERFVGLFDTWPGLILPYITFALPLAIYTLSAFFREIPWDLEKAAKMDGATPAQAFRKVIVPLAAPGVVTAAILVFIFAWNDLLLALSLTATKAAITAPVAIANFGGSSQFEEPTGSIAAGAVVITVPIIGFVLIFQRRIIAGLTSGAVKG; from the coding sequence CTGGGCGCGCGGCGCGCCGCCGCCTGGGCCGTGATCGACACGGTGGTGGTGGTGTACGCACTTCTTCCGGTGTTGTGGATCCTCAGCCTCTCGCTCAAACCGTCGTCAACGGTCAAGGACGGCAAGCTGATTCCGTCATCGGTATCCTTCGAGAACTATCGCGGCATCTTCCGCGGCGACCTGTTCAGCTCGGCACTGGTCAACTCGATCGGCATAGGGTTGATCACCACCGCGATCGCGGTGGTGCTCGGCGCGATGGCGGCCTACGCGATCGCGCGGCTGAGCTTTCCCGGCAAGCGGGTGATGATCGGCGCCACCCTGCTGGTCACCATGTTCCCCGCGATCTCGCTGGTCACCCCCCTGTTCAACATCGAACGCTTCGTCGGCCTGTTCGACACCTGGCCGGGACTGATCCTGCCCTACATCACATTCGCTCTGCCGCTTGCCATCTATACGCTGTCGGCGTTTTTCCGGGAGATTCCCTGGGATCTGGAGAAGGCCGCCAAAATGGACGGCGCCACACCCGCGCAGGCGTTCCGCAAAGTGATCGTCCCGCTGGCCGCGCCGGGGGTGGTGACAGCGGCCATCCTGGTGTTCATCTTCGCCTGGAATGACCTGCTGCTGGCGCTCTCGCTGACCGCCACCAAGGCCGCGATCACCGCGCCGGTGGCCATCGCGAACTTCGGTGGCAGTTCACAATTCGAGGAGCCCACCGGATCGATCGCGGCCGGTGCCGTCGTGATCACGGTCCCGATCATCGGTTTTGTTTTAATCTTCCAACGACGAATCATCGCCGGGTTGACCTCTGGCGCGGTGAAGGGATAG
- a CDS encoding carbohydrate ABC transporter permease, which translates to MTAIGVAPRPRSRNRLSERGLAFALVAPAAILMLAVTAYPIGYAVWLSLQRNNLATPNDTAFVGLSNYQTILTDRYWWTALAVTLGITVVSVALEFVLGLALALVMHRTLIGKGLVRTAVLVPYGIVTVVASYSWYYAWTPGTGYLADLLPHGGAPLTQQLPSLGIVVLAEVWKTTPFMALLLLAGLALVPEDLLKAAQVDGAGPWRRLIRVTLPIIKPAVVVALLFRTLDAFRIFDNIYVLTDGANNTDSVSILGYDNLFKGFNVGLGSAISVLIFGCAGVIALVYIKVFGAAAPGGDVDGR; encoded by the coding sequence GTGACCGCGATTGGCGTTGCGCCGCGCCCGCGTAGCCGAAACCGGCTGTCGGAACGGGGTCTTGCCTTCGCGCTCGTCGCGCCGGCGGCGATTCTGATGCTTGCCGTGACGGCCTACCCGATCGGCTATGCGGTGTGGCTGAGCCTGCAGCGCAACAACCTCGCCACCCCCAACGACACCGCGTTCGTCGGATTGAGCAACTACCAGACGATTCTGACCGACCGCTATTGGTGGACCGCGCTCGCCGTGACCCTCGGCATCACCGTGGTCTCGGTGGCGCTCGAGTTCGTATTGGGCCTGGCGCTGGCCTTGGTCATGCATCGCACCCTGATCGGAAAGGGCCTGGTGCGCACCGCGGTGCTCGTCCCGTACGGCATCGTCACCGTGGTCGCCTCGTACAGCTGGTACTACGCATGGACGCCGGGAACCGGCTACCTGGCCGACCTTTTACCGCACGGTGGGGCGCCGCTGACACAGCAGCTTCCATCTCTGGGCATCGTGGTCCTCGCCGAGGTCTGGAAGACGACGCCCTTCATGGCCCTGCTGCTGCTCGCCGGCTTGGCGCTGGTGCCCGAGGACCTGCTGAAGGCCGCCCAGGTGGACGGCGCGGGGCCGTGGCGCCGGCTGATCCGGGTCACCCTGCCGATCATCAAGCCGGCGGTGGTGGTGGCGTTGCTGTTCCGGACGCTGGACGCCTTCCGCATCTTCGACAACATCTACGTGCTGACCGACGGGGCGAACAACACCGACTCGGTGTCAATCCTGGGTTACGACAACTTGTTCAAGGGGTTCAACGTCGGGTTGGGCTCGGCGATCAGCGTGCTGATCTTCGGTTGTGCGGGCGTCATCGCGCTCGTCTACATCAAGGTGTTCGGCGCGGCGGCGCCCGGAGGTGACGTCGATGGCCGCTGA
- a CDS encoding suppressor of fused domain protein, protein MTPILDQVRAHLHRHFAGVQSDSASVTFLGTEPIEVLRLRGSDGLVHYVSLGCSRYPMTDPAQIIDDQTRGPRAEVVLRLRDPGPVTGIARSLAVLAATPAVEGLVLTADALVDLGSPLWARPSARVPFTAVLLGPSDIDDLPLEPPRDPVRFLLATPITATEAAWVRLKGAEAMRQAWQNDGVDVLNPNRPAAQPD, encoded by the coding sequence GTGACCCCGATCCTGGATCAGGTGCGCGCGCACCTGCACCGCCACTTCGCCGGCGTCCAGAGCGATTCGGCGAGCGTCACCTTCCTGGGCACCGAACCCATCGAGGTGCTGCGTCTCCGCGGGAGCGACGGGTTGGTGCATTACGTGTCACTGGGATGTTCGCGGTATCCGATGACCGACCCGGCGCAGATCATCGATGACCAGACGCGCGGCCCGCGCGCCGAAGTGGTGCTGCGCCTGCGCGATCCGGGGCCGGTCACCGGTATCGCCCGCAGCCTCGCGGTGCTGGCGGCGACGCCGGCCGTCGAGGGTCTGGTGCTGACCGCCGACGCGTTGGTCGACCTCGGCTCCCCACTGTGGGCGCGGCCCAGTGCACGGGTGCCGTTCACCGCGGTGTTGTTGGGCCCCAGCGACATCGACGATCTGCCGCTGGAACCGCCGCGTGACCCGGTGCGGTTCCTGTTGGCCACGCCCATCACCGCGACCGAAGCGGCCTGGGTGCGGTTGAAAGGCGCCGAAGCCATGCGGCAGGCGTGGCAGAACGACGGCGTCGACGTGCTGAACCCCAATCGTCCCGCCGCACAACCCGATTGA